TCCGAGGTAAGTGACTCCACATCATGCTCTGGATAGTCGATGTTCACCTCTATATGAGCAAGTGTCTCCACCAGCGTGTGTCTCAAATCTTTAATCTTGGAGGACAGCGATCCTTCTACTTGCTTCAAAGCGACAGAGAATGCGCGGTCTGACTTCGAGCGAATCAGATCCATCACTCCTTCTGCCTGCGACAGATCAATTCTACCATTCAAAAAAGCCCTCTTCGTAAATTCACCAGGCTCGGCGACCCGGATATTCAGCTGAAGCAGTAAATCCATAATCCGCTTAACCGAAATAACGCCGCCATGAGAACTGATTTCGACTACATTTTCCGTTGTAAAAGAGCGCGGAGCTCTCATGACAGTAACGAGCACCTCTTCAATATGCTCCTTGCTGTCTGAATCTATAATGTGTCCATAATGTACGGTGTGGGAATCTACAAGATGAAGAGGCTTTTTACTTTTGAAAATTCTCTCCACTTCCGTAATTGAATCCGGACCACTTACTCGAATCACTGCAATTCCCGCTTCACCAACGGCCGTGGAGATCGCAGCTATATTATCACTAATCAAGAGGTTCACCTTCTTTACCATTTATATAAAGACTCGCCCATACTATGAAAAAAGCAATGGCTCCTGCATGCCGCAGAAAGCCATTGCGTATTCGCAAAATTTCTCATTGAATTACATCATTTAGGTGTGATTACCACTCTACGGTTCGGCTCTTCGCCCTTACTGTAGGTCTTAATCTGACGGTGATGCTGCAGCTTCGCATGAATAACTTTGCGTTCCTGAGACGACATCGGTTCAAGAATAACTTCTTTTCCTGTACGAATAACCTGTCCCGCGAGACGTTCAGCCAGCTCCTCCAATGTCTTGCGGCGCCGCTGCCTAAAGTTCTCTGCGTCCAGCACGATTCGGACAAAGCTTGAAGAGTGCTTATTCGCAACGATGTTCGCGAGGTATTGAAGTGCATCCAGCGTCTGCCCTCGACGGCCGATAATCAGACCTAAATTGTCACCGGTTATATTAAAGATCTTTCCGTCTCTGTTTTTCTTTATATCAATATCAACCTCTAGCCCCATGCCAGCAGCCACTTCTTTAACGAATTGGCTTGCCTCGTAATAGGGGTCTGTCTCAGACACAGAAGATATCGATTCTGTTAAGCTCGATATTTGGATCAGGTCAGGCTCAGTTACGACGGACTCACTCTTGCGTTTAGGTATAAGGGTTAGTTCCACTTTAGCGGGCTTAACGCCGATAAGTCCAAGAAATCCTCTGGATGGCTGCTCTAAGACGTTTAACGTAACCGATTCCCGGCTGACACCAAGCTCAGTTAATCCTTTCATGACAGCATCTTCTATCGTTTTACCTGTCGCAATGACGGTGGTCATATAGAACGCCCTGCCTCCTTCACCACAAGCTGATTACTTTCTTTTCTTTTTCTTTTTCTTGTTGCCTTGCGGTCTGTTTGCACCATTGCCTGGTTTAGCTTGTCCCTTGCTGGAGCTAGTCGCAGCCTGAACATTAGCAGCAGCCACATGCTTATCGTTATTACGATACAAGAAGAAGTTTTGTACGATGGTATAAATGTTGGAATAGAACCAGTACAACGGCAAAGCAGATGCGAACTGGTACGACATGACGAACATCAGAATCGGATAAACCCACAGCATGAATTTCATAGGACCTTGCTGCTGACTTGGGTTTTGCTTCATCATGTACCAAGTTTGGAACCACATCGATACCGCAACAAGAACCGGCAGGATAAACAGCGTATCCGGTGAACCGAGCTCCAGCCACAGGAACGTATGCTGACTGATATTGGAATTCATATAAATCGAGTTATAAAGAGCAATATATATCGGCATCTGGATGATCAAAGGTAAACATCCTGCCATCGGATTGACTTTATGCTCTTGGAACAGCTTCATTGTTTCCTGTTGGAGCTTCTCAGGGTTATCCTTGTACTTCGTTT
This sequence is a window from Paenibacillus urinalis. Protein-coding genes within it:
- the jag gene encoding RNA-binding cell elongation regulator Jag/EloR codes for the protein MTTVIATGKTIEDAVMKGLTELGVSRESVTLNVLEQPSRGFLGLIGVKPAKVELTLIPKRKSESVVTEPDLIQISSLTESISSVSETDPYYEASQFVKEVAAGMGLEVDIDIKKNRDGKIFNITGDNLGLIIGRRGQTLDALQYLANIVANKHSSSFVRIVLDAENFRQRRRKTLEELAERLAGQVIRTGKEVILEPMSSQERKVIHAKLQHHRQIKTYSKGEEPNRRVVITPK
- a CDS encoding YidC/Oxa1 family membrane protein insertase codes for the protein MSRFMSMKGRKWLLLIAVIALVSVLAGCAPSGTTHLTTEDLKNSDSFWRSNVVYWFSFALDTFANWFNGEYGLAILILVLIVRTLILPLTIKQVKSSRNMQKVQPLIKEIQTKYKDNPEKLQQETMKLFQEHKVNPMAGCLPLIIQMPIYIALYNSIYMNSNISQHTFLWLELGSPDTLFILPVLVAVSMWFQTWYMMKQNPSQQQGPMKFMLWVYPILMFVMSYQFASALPLYWFYSNIYTIVQNFFLYRNNDKHVAAANVQAATSSSKGQAKPGNGANRPQGNKKKKKKRK